GGCAGGGCTTTTTCCAGGCCCAGCAGGCGCACCATGCGCACCACCCCGCCGCCGCCCGGCAACAGGCCCAGGGTGACTTCCGGCAAACCGAGCTGCACGGACTTGTCGTCCAGCGCGACCCGGTGATGACAGGCCAGGCAAATTTCCCAGCCACCGCCCAGGGCCGCGCCATTGATCGCAGCCACCACCGGTTTGCCGAGGGTTTCCAAACGGCGCAGCTGGGCTTTGAGCACGCCGACACCGTCGTAGAAATCCCTGGCATAGGCTTGGTCGACCTGGATCAACTCATTGAGGTCACCACCGGCAAAAAACGTCTTCTTTGCCGAGGTGATGATCACCCCGGCCAGGCTGTCCTTTTCCGCCTCCAGGCGCGTGACGGTGGCCCCCATGGCCTCACGGTACGCAGCGTTCATGGTGTTGGCGCTTTGGCCGGGCATGTCCAGGGTCAGCACCACGATCTGGTCCTGGCCCTTTTCGTAACGAATGGCGTCAGTCATGACAGTTTCCTTGGGCTCAGAGGCGTTCGATGATGGTGGCGATGCCCATGCCACCGCCCACACACAGAGTGGCCAGGCCGTAGCGCTGCTGGCGCACCTCCAGCTCATCAAGCAAGGTGCCGAGAATCGCGCAGCCGGTGGCGCCCAAGGGGTGGCCCATGGCGATCGAGCCGCCATTGACATTGACGCGGGCGGCGTCGATGCCCATGTCCTTGATGAATTTGAGAACCACCGACGCGAAGGCTTCATTGACCTCGAACAGGTCGATGTCCTCGACACGCAGACCCGCCTTGGCCAACGCCTTGCGCGTGGCGGGTGCAGGGCCGGTCAGCATTATGGTGGGATCGGTGCTGGTCACCGCCGTGGCAACAATGCGCGCTCGCGGCTGCAAGCCAAGTTCGCGTCCTTTGGCCTCGGAGCCGATAAGCATCAAGGCAGCGCCGTCGACAATGCCGGAACTGTTGCCCGGTGTGTGCACATGCTGGATGCGTTCCACCTGGCTGTAGACCCGCAATGCGGTGGCGTCGAAACCCATCTGGCCGATCATTTCGAAACTCGGCTTGAGCTTGCCAAGGCCTTCGAGGGTGGACTCGCCACGGATAAATTCGTCATGGTCCAGCAGCACAATGCCGTTCTGGTCCTGCACCGCAATCAGCGATTTGTTGAAGGAACCGTCTGCGCGTGCCCTGGCGGCTTTCTGCTGGGACTGTAGGGCAAAGGTGTCCACGTCCTGGCGCGTGAAGCCTTCCAGCGTTGCGATCAAGTCGGCACCAATACCCTGAGGGGTGAAGTGGCTGTGCAGGTTGGTTTGCGGGTCGAGCACCCAGGCGCCGCCGTCACTGCCCATCGGCACGCGGGACATGGACTCGACCCCGCCGACCACCACCAGGTCCTCAAAACCGGAACGCACTTTCATCGCCCCGAGGTTGACCGCCTCTAGGCCCGAGGCGCAGAAGCGGTTGATTTGCACGCCGGCAACGCAGGTGTCCCAGTCCGCTACCAGCGCAGCGGTCTTGGCAATATCGGCGCCTTGGTCGCCCACCGGGGTGACGCAACCCAGGACAATGTCATCCACCTGGCGCGTGTCGAGGTCGTTGCGGCGCGCCAGCGCTGTGAGCAAACCGGCGACCAGGTTCACCGGCTTGACGCTGTACAGCGCGCCGTCGGCCTTGCCCTTGCCCCGGGGCGTGCGTATCGCGTCAAAGATCAAAGCTTGGGTCATGATGTCCTCGAGCCACAGTCGATGTATGCCCCTACCTTAAGCCCGATTGACACGGTTTCAATGACGGATGCGCTCATTGCTTTTGACCCCCTCGCTCGGACGAACGGTAGGTAGCTATGGGAAACCTCGGGTTAATCGTTTTAGCTGTCTAGCCTTGGGCTTGGCGGCAAGATGGCACTAAGCCTCATACCGTTTTAAGCACAAAAAGCCCTTAGCTGATATGAAATGGATCTATGCGGCGAAGAACGAGGGCTCTAAGGTTGAATCAGTAAGAAGTTGCTGCCGGGTTTTGCTGGAGCAGCTG
This region of Pseudomonas sp. MUP55 genomic DNA includes:
- a CDS encoding acetyl-CoA C-acetyltransferase — protein: MTQALIFDAIRTPRGKGKADGALYSVKPVNLVAGLLTALARRNDLDTRQVDDIVLGCVTPVGDQGADIAKTAALVADWDTCVAGVQINRFCASGLEAVNLGAMKVRSGFEDLVVVGGVESMSRVPMGSDGGAWVLDPQTNLHSHFTPQGIGADLIATLEGFTRQDVDTFALQSQQKAARARADGSFNKSLIAVQDQNGIVLLDHDEFIRGESTLEGLGKLKPSFEMIGQMGFDATALRVYSQVERIQHVHTPGNSSGIVDGAALMLIGSEAKGRELGLQPRARIVATAVTSTDPTIMLTGPAPATRKALAKAGLRVEDIDLFEVNEAFASVVLKFIKDMGIDAARVNVNGGSIAMGHPLGATGCAILGTLLDELEVRQQRYGLATLCVGGGMGIATIIERL